Proteins encoded by one window of Lathyrus oleraceus cultivar Zhongwan6 chromosome 1, CAAS_Psat_ZW6_1.0, whole genome shotgun sequence:
- the LOC127128459 gene encoding uncharacterized protein LOC127128459: MNPTMGSLNNNSIDTVNAAATAIVTAESRVQPTTTPKKRWGSCFSLPSCFGSQKPSKRIGHAVLFPEPVAPTVPVANAAPNPSTTIVMPFIAPPSSPASFLQSDPPSSTHSPAAGLLSLSSLSVNAYSTSGPASIFTIGPYAYETQLVSPPVFSNFTTEPSTASFTPPPESVQMTTPSSPEVPFAQLLASSLDRARKSNGTHKFALYNYEFQPYQQYPGSPGAQLVSPGSVISTSGTSTPLPDRRSSLEFNRGEAPKILGFEHFSTRRWGSRMGSGSLTPDGAGQGSRLGSGSLTPDGVSHASRLGSGCTTPDGLGKDSRLGSGSLTPDGAGPTTRNSIHVQNQISEVVSVANSEHGQQSNATIVDHRVSFELTGEDVARCLANKTGALLRNMSSSSQGILAKDPIDREKILKETNSCCDVCSGKTVGVEQCCQKRNSVSSSSSKEFNFDNRKGDASGTSTNGSAWWTNKKVDGKEGRSVNSWAFFPMLQPDIS, from the exons ATGAATCCCACCATGGGAAGCCTCAATAACAACAGTATTGATACTGTCAACGCTGCGGCCACAGCTATAGTCACCGCAGAATCCAGAGTACAACCCACCACCACACCG AAAAAACGATGGGGAAGCTGCTTTAGCCTGCCTTCTTGCTTTGGATCTCAAAAACCCAGCAAGCGAATCGGCCATGCTGTCCTTTTTCCTGAACCTGTTGCACCGACAGTTCCAGTCGCTAATGCTGCACCGAATCCTTCAACTACCATTGTAATGCCTTTCATTGCTCCTCCCTCGTCTCCAGCATCGTTTCTCCAATCTGATCCCCCGTCTTCTACTCACTCACCGGCGGCTGGATTACTTTCACTCAGTTCTCTCTCTGTCAATGCTTACTCTACCAGCGGCCCTGCATCGATTTTCACCATAGGCCCGTATGCCTATGAGACACAGTTGGTTTCACCTCCGGTATTTTCGAACTTCACAACTGAACCATCAACCGCTTCTTTTACTCCACCACCTGAATCTGTACAGATGACAACACCGTCGTCTCCTGAGGTTCCGTTTGCTCAGTTGTTAGCGTCTTCTCTGGACCGAGCTCGTAAAAGTAATGGAACACACAAGTTTGCATTATACAATTATGAGTTTCAGCCTTATCAGCAATATCCCGGAAGCCCTGGCGCTCAACTTGTATCACCTGGATCAGTTATTTCAACATCTGGCACCTCAACCCCTTTACCCGATAGACGTTCATCCCTTGAATTCAACAGAGGGGAAGCACCAAAGATCTTAGGTTTCGAACACTTCTCCACTCGAAGATGGGGTTCAAGAATGGGATCAGGATCGTTGACCCCAGATGGTGCAGGTCAAGGTTCAAGACTAGGTTCGGGATCTTTAACACCCGATGGTGTTTCACATGCATCGCGATTAGGTTCCGGGTGCACGACACCGGATGGTCTAGGCAAAGACTCTAGGTTAGGTTCCGGTTCTTTGACTCCAGATGGTGCCGGCCCAACCACTCGAAACAGCATCCATGTACAAAACCAGATTTCTGAGGTTGTGTCTGTTGCAAACTCAGAGCACGGACAACAAAGTAATGCAACAATAGTTGATCACAGAGTTTCATTTGAGTTAACCGGCGAAGATGTTGCACGATGTCTTGCAAATAAAACGGGAGCATTACTTAGAAACATGTCTAGTTCTTCGCAGGGTATACTGGCCAAAGACCCTATTGACAGAGAAAAGATACTAAAAGAAACCAATAGTTGTTGCGATGTGTGTTCGGGGAAAACAGTCGGCGTAGAACAATGCTGTCAGAAGCGTAACTCTGTTAGTTCTAGTTCTTCCAAAGAATTCAATTTCGACAATAGAAAAGGTGATGCATCGGGTACATCAACCAACGGCTCTGCGTGGTGGACTAACAAGAAAGTTGACGGAAAGGAAGGTAGATCAGTTAATAGTTGGGCGTTCTTCCCAATGTTACAACCAGATATCAGCTAA